Sequence from the Thermocoleostomius sinensis A174 genome:
GATGAACTCCTGCTGCACTCTTGATGCTTTGGCTATCGATGATCGCTTCTGATGGACTAGGATAGCGTTGCGCATCGATGCGAACCCACTGGTGCAACTGGTCATGAATGGAAATCCAGGTGCCGTCCAATCGCCAGTTGCGGAAGTACGTGTACACCGTCTGCCAGGCTGGGAAATCACCAGGTAAAGAACGCCAACGACAGCCTTCAACCAGAACATAGAGCATGGCATTGAGCACCTCCCACAGGTCAACGCTGCGAGGACGACCACCTGGCTTTGCTGCTGGAATTAATTCACTCAAAACCTCATATTGGGCGCGGGTTAGGTTACTGGGATATGCTTTACTCATCTGACTCACTCAGGGCTGTAGATATTTGCTATTCGCAGCCTACACTGAGTGAGCTTTTTTACGACCTTCCTGGCTTCTCAAACACCCTCTAACGTTCCCAATCACCCGCCGCAGACAACCTCGAACACTTACAGACAGACTTTCGGCGGTCGGGTGCATTGGGGTTGTTATGCCGTGCTGCTACAACTGCTCCAACAATCTGTCGTATTCTGCGTGAGAACCTACCCAAAACCAAATCACTGTATCTCCATCTAATTGCCCAACCGCTCGATAACTTTTGCTAATACGGGCAGAGTAGATCGGCAACACCGGATGAACCTTCTTGAAGCGTAGACTTGGATAGCTTGAGTCTTCCTTAAACTGACGATACGCTGCACGGGCTTGCTCTTGAACCTGTCTAGGTAAATTAGCGAATAGTTTACGAAACTCGGTAGTAGTGCGCGATTTCACAGTGTCTCTGGGTCAAGTTCTTGGGTTTGACCTGCATGATATTCAGCTATTGCAGAAGCAGCCAGTTTTGCAAGAATATTCGGTGAGCGAGAGAATGATTCATCCCAACGCCGATCGTCCTCTATCTCTTCCAAAATCATTGCAGCGATCGCATCCTGTTCGCTTTCAGGTAAGGCTTGTAACCTGGCGATTGCTCGTTCAAGCAACTCAGTCATCGCTACTCCACTCAGCACTTCATACTTACCCTATCTATTATCGCTGCTCTCAGGTAGAGTGAGCATAGCCCGAACACGCTCTTGAAATGCGGGCAAACCGCCCTGATTTTGCCAGTGTTGCTGAAAAGTGGGCATTGTTTCCAGAAACATCACGTCGCCACCCTGAAGCCTAACTGGGTAACCAAATACTTCATCCGCTTTTGCAGAATTAGGGAGATTATTCCAATCAATTACCCAAAGCACTTCAACGATTCGATAGATATTGAAATCACCTTGCCACTTTTCACGTTCTGGCTTGTAATCAAGTACTTCTACAAGGTGCGTAACATAGCCACCTTGCCGAAGTAATATTAGATCTCCTCGCTGTGGTTTGCTGGCATTACCTTCGTCATCTTTCCAAGCCAACTTAAAGAGGCTTCCAGGCTTAAAAACTTGGTAAGCCCAAGACTCCTGACCCATTGGTTTGATATTCTTCGTCCACTTCAGGTTTTGTAAGTTCATGTATTGACTTCAACTTGAACACTAACAAGTTAACTTTCGGTTACGTCCTAACCAAGGACTAAGCGGCATAACGGCAAAGCTCACTGGCTGCCGATACCCTTTGCACCCTTGCCAGCACAAACCAGCAGTCCAGTGCAGCGCAGTGTTAGCCTGCGGAACTAACTAGGGTTCAGCTTCAATCCAACCCCTTACGATCTCTATCGGTACGCTAACAAATGGGTTGTTAGTCAGCACCTTGACGAGTTCATATCCACCTGCTTTTGCAGAACTTAGAAAACGGGCTTTCAGAGTTGGGTTCTCCCTCATCTTTTGTTGAAGCTCCATTTGGAAAACAGTTTGTTTCTGAATTTCTGATGCTTTGGGATATTTTTGCTGCAATTGATCCAAGATCTCTGCCACAACCTCAGCAACATTCTGATCTGCTGAATCAATATGATTGTGAATAACAGAGTTGTCTCTGTTTGCCGTTCCCTTAAATGAACCACCAACGTTAATAGATCTATTTTGCATCTCTATTCAACTCCCTGTTACTTTCGAGTTCCCTAATTAATTCGATTGTTGTCACCTGTTACGGCATTACCACTCATGTCTCCTCCAACTCTAATAGAGTTGTCTTGCCGCAGATCGAAAGTGTAAGAGGATAAACTTATAAGATCATCCATATAGTCATGTATCTTTTGAGAAATTTCTCTCAGAAAAGCTTCGTTTCGACTGATCAGTAATGCCTTGCTTGAGGAAGCGGTTTCTAATATAAGAGCATATTCTTTTGGTTTCATCTCTCGTTCTAGGACGATCAGAACCACCAAGACAATCAATATGAGTAAAGCATATTGCCAATAGGCTGCAATAAATCCAATTACAAGAAGTCCAATGAATGCTGCACCACCAGAATCTGCATTACTCGATTTGTTATTGTTTTGAGAAGAACCTTCAGGTAATCGAAAGAAATACTTAGGTTTGATCTTGTGTACTCCGACCCTCGTAATGTTGCGTAGCTGGTAGGTTTGGTCACCTAGCCTTATTACGTTTCTTGTGATTTTCAGTTCATCTGGCTTGTCTTCTCGCAGCATATTAGTTGTGATAAGTGATTGCTATATTTACTCGAATCTAAGAGGGTGTTTGAAAAGATTTGAGGTGTCAAATTTATGCCAACCGCCTCACCATAATCCGAATCATGGCAAGGTAGATCAAGGTTTCTGATGTCTCTGGTAATAATTCATAGTCTCTGACCAACCGTCTGCATCCCATTAGCCAACCAAAAGTTCGTTCTACCACCCACCTCTTTTTGAGCAAGCTAAAGCCTTTGGTTTGCTCAGGTCGCAGTACAACTTGCACAATCCAACGACAAACATCCATCACCCACATCAG
This genomic interval carries:
- a CDS encoding ParE family toxin-like protein; translated protein: MKSRTTTEFRKLFANLPRQVQEQARAAYRQFKEDSSYPSLRFKKVHPVLPIYSARISKSYRAVGQLDGDTVIWFWVGSHAEYDRLLEQL
- a CDS encoding DUF6232 family protein, whose translation is MLREDKPDELKITRNVIRLGDQTYQLRNITRVGVHKIKPKYFFRLPEGSSQNNNKSSNADSGGAAFIGLLVIGFIAAYWQYALLILIVLVVLIVLEREMKPKEYALILETASSSKALLISRNEAFLREISQKIHDYMDDLISLSSYTFDLRQDNSIRVGGDMSGNAVTGDNNRIN